One region of Salvelinus namaycush isolate Seneca chromosome 3, SaNama_1.0, whole genome shotgun sequence genomic DNA includes:
- the LOC120044183 gene encoding G-protein coupled receptor family C group 5 member B-like translates to MAFFPVLLLLLSVLQRGSSQDPDEDSLAVPRGCGWGLVRPYTLLCDLDSVWGVAVESAAASGALAAILLGLIILCRLHHVSEAEKRSGVGPILLLLLGILGLFGLSFAYLIERDEQLCLLRRALWGLLFALCFSCLLVQGVRLRRLGRERRSPGGCALTGLALGLSAVQGIIAAEWLLLTVLREGRAACQYLPLDFSLACSYVLALLLAALGAASFALCGKTRQWRCNAIWLLSACLLSLLLWVAWVGFYLYGNAWLGRSPDWDDPALAIALVAQGWLLLLFHAVPEAHSCLCSPPQPSAPDYFDTSQAPSRMRETSFDEDIPLSHRQFPENQSYGFDENTADLRSAGNHNGNTAPRPSAPFRSNVYQPTEMTMILNGGAVPSAPPTYTGRQLW, encoded by the exons ATGGCATtcttccctgtcctcctcctcctcctctccgtgCTCCAGCGTGGTTCCTCCCAGGACCCTGATGAGGACTCGTTGGCAGTGCCCCGGGGGTGTGGCTGGGGCCTGGTGCGCCCCTACACCCTCCTCTGCGACCTGGACTCTGTTTGGGGCGTGGCGGTCGAATCTGCAGCGGCCAGCGGCGCCCTGGCTGCCATTTTACTGGGCCTGATCATCCTCTGCCGACTACACCACGTGAGCGAGGCGGAGAAGCGCAGCGGCGTGGGACCCATTCTCCTCCTGCTTCTGGGCATCCTGGGCCTGTTCGGCCTCAGTTTCGCCTACCTCATCGAGCGTGACGAACAGCTGTGTCTTCTGCGCCGTGCCCTCTGGGGCCTGCTCTTCGCCCTGTGCTTCTCCTGCCTGCTGGTGCAGGGTGTGCGGCTCCGGAGGTTGGGCCGCGAGCGCCGGAGCCCGGGGGGCTGTGCTCTGACCGGCCTGGCCCTGGGGCTGAGCGCCGTCCAGGGGATCATCGCCGCCGAGTGGCTCCTGCTCACGGTGCTCAGGGAGGGCAGAGCGGCCTGCCAGTACCTGCCTCTGGACTTCTCCTTAGCCTGTAGCTATGTGCTTGCGCTACTGCTAGCCGCGCTGGGGGCGGCCTCCTTCGCTCTCTGTGGGAAGACCCGGCAGTGGCGCTGTAACGCGATCTGGCTCCTCTCCGCCTGtctgttgtccctcctcctctgggtTGCCTGGGTGGGCTTCTATCTCTACGGTAACGCCTGGCTGGGGCGGTCCCCGGACTGGGACGATCCAGCATTGGCGATAGCACTGGTGGCACAGGGTTGGCTCCTCCTCCTGTTCCACGCCGTGCCCGAGGCACACTCCTGTCTCTGCTCCCCGCCACAACCCTCCGCCCCTGACTATTTTGACACATCCCAGGCCCCGTCCCGCATGAGGGAGACCAGCTTCGACGAGGACATCCCCCTCTCACACAGGCAGTTTCCGGAGAACCAGAGCTACGGCTTTGACGAAAACACTGCAG ATCTGAGGAGTGCAGGTAATCATAATGGTAACACAGCGCCCAGACCCAGTGCCCCCTTCCGCAGCAACGTGTACCAGCCCACTGAGATGACCATGATCCTGAATGGGGGAGCG GTCCCCTCCGCACCCCCGACCTATACGGGGCGGCAGCTGTGGTGA